GGAACCGAATACCATGTACGGTCGTATCAGTGGCTCATCCGCAAGCTCCAGCCAAGCTAACGACCCGGTACTGTCAAACGACAGCGACGGCTTTGGGCAAGCGCTTGCGCGCATGGCGCCGCCTGATCTCAACGCGAGTTCGTCTTCAGCGCCGGCACGGCCGTACTCGCTAGTTTCACAGCCTCCTATCGTGGAGATCGACAGGTCTTCGTTCAGTCGGAAAGCGAGAGACTTTTACGGCGATGAAATCAAACACATCGCGGACAATCCGCAAGAGTACTCGGATTTCGTGTCCTCAAAAGCCGCGCGCACGGCAATGGTTGCAAGGCTCGGCGGTGGCACTCACGATGATACCGACGAGGCGCGATATTTTAGTTATCAGCTAGGTGGAACAAGCGCTGGCCTCTTACGAACAGAAGGCGGATTCAGGACTAGAGGAGAACCGTGGCAGGACCAGTTCCCCGGGAAAAAACGCGTCACATCCATCGTGGATCTTCGGGTTACTCATCCACTGGTCGAGAATGCAGGCGATATTCTGCTTGAACATCAACTTCGACTCGACGGCAACCGGGCGCTGGTCATGTCACGACCTGCTGCGACGGAAAATGAAGCTCGTCTAGACCAGATGGGCTTTGTTCCCGTGGGTGACAATCAGTGGCTACTTGATCCTAGCCAGCACCCCGACAAATGGGCGAAAAATAGTGAGGGTGAATGGCAGCGGGCTGACAAGCCTTGTCTATATCTCTCCAAAGCCGAGGATTCCGACGGGGAAGAAAGTGTTGAGGCGAGTTCCAGCGAAGCTAGCTACGAGTCAGACTCGTCCGGCGATGACCCGTCTTGGTATTTCGAAAATCTCAATTTAAACCAAGAGCGGCATTGAAGAGATACTCAGGTAGTTCCCTTCTCGTCCTCGTTCGCTCCTGGGTGAGGATAGAAGTATTGAGCGTGGGAGGCGCACCCTTCCCACGCCAAAACCTCTCAGCGCTGGCATGGCCGACTGCAGCCGATTTCATCGGCGTCACCTTGCCGGCGCCGATGCCAGGCGGGATGCTGACGACAGCGGGTGGTGTCACATTAATTGAGGGGTAAGGAGATTGAGGTAGCAGCGCGCTCATGACCGTGAGTGCACCGACCTACAAGAAACACCGCTATCCGATCGAAATCGTGGCCCGTGCTGTCTGGCTCTACTTCCGCTTCAATCTGAGCCTGCGCGATGTCGAAGAAATGCTGCTCGATCGCGGGATCGTCGTTTCCTACGAGACCATCCGCCGATAGTGCCGAAAGCACGGCCCTGATTATGCGCGCCGCATACGCCGCAAGGCACCAACGAAAGACGATGTCTGGCATCTGGATGAAGTCGTGGTGCGTCTCCCCATAAGAGAGGATGCGTCTGTCAAAGCAAAAAGTCAGAACCCGCGAGCAAGCGGGGAGGCTTCACCCTGGCGTTTTGACTACTGGCCTGCGGCCGAGTCCGGCGGACTTCGCAAGGAGGGACCGCCGGGCGGCATAATTGGGCGCCACCATCGGGTAGTCAGGACCAAGTCCCCATTTTGCTCTATAACCCTCAGGTGTCAGGCCATAATTGGCTCGGAGATGCCGTTTGAGAGACTTGAATTTTTTTCCGTCCTCTAGGCAGATGATATAGTCGGGGAACACGGACCGCTTGTGATTGACCGCCGGAACGAGCTCAGCTTCTGGTGAAGCAGGCGGTTGTACAATCCCCCTCAACGCAGAATTGACACTCGAGATCAAGTCCGGAAGATCGGCGACAGGGATCGGGTTTTTCTGGACGAAGGCCGCAACGATATCTACCGTAAGGCCTAACAAATCAACGCCTGGCTGTTCGGCATCCTCCTCATCCACGGTGGTCAGTTCAGTATTGTCCTCCTCCACGCTCGTCTTTTCGGTATTGTCATCATCCATGCCGGCCTGATTGGTATTGTCCTCATCGACGCTAGTCTTTTCGGTATTGTCGTCAGTCATAGTCATAAACACGCTCCTTGCTATTTGTCTGCCTTCCTGAGAAGTTGATGGTCAAACACGCACGGCGCAAATTGACAGCATCATCTCTGAAGGCGTTTACTGCACATTCCGATTGTGGCTTCCAGTGTATCCATCCAAATGGTATGGTAACCTGTCATCTCGAGTACGATGAGTTAGGGTTGCCCAACACTCCCAACGAAGAATACGTTCTTGCCCAAGTGAGAGCAGAGCCCGATTTGGGGCCATTCACTTCGCCAGCACGATCGCCGGCCCCAATCGGCGCGGATACCTTGCCGCTGGCTCTATTGCCATCCTACGTGTCAGGCTTGGCATTGTTGCCTCTTGAGGCCCAAGTTGCCCTAACTTGATCGCTGGCTTCAAGATAAGCCATCTCGAGCAAATAGGTCAGGAAGCTCTCACCGTCTGCCTGCGCTATCTGATGAATTTCTCTCAACATCGCCTGGGCAAACTGCAAGTTCTGTAATCTGGACTGTTTCACTGGGATTCCGGCTTCCAAACGGCTTTCTCCTCAAAGACAACTGAAACTCGCTCTAACCGGAAATCCGACCCTCTGAGAGGTTCTGGCTACGCCCGTGATCAGGTCGGATGCTCGATCAACATACAGTCGCCGAAGACGGCATTTTGTCGCATGACCACCTCATTTCTCCCAATCCAAGCGAATCCGGCTGCCTTGTCGGCCCTGTTTCGGAAGACGGGTGGATCTCGTTTTCATGATGGGAACCTCACGCTACTATTGCGTTTTGACCGGCAAGGGCTTGCGGCTGCGTTCGCTGGATTGATCTTGCCATGGGACGGCAGCCGCGGCGCCGAGCGATCCCGGCTTCGGTTTCCTGGGAGGCCTCGGTAAACGTTCGAAGCGGCGGCTCGTTTCCATGAGCCTTCCGACCGCACCCGAGGGTTCGACGCTCGCCTTGTGGCGAACTGTCGACACCATCGCGAATGCGAGCATGACGAGCGAGACGTGGCGATGCCATCCGTGCCAAGAACGGGTTTCGTTATGGTCGAGGCCCAGTTCGTTCGTCGCAGTGCGAAGGCCCTCCTCAACAATCCTGCAGCATTGGTGCACTGCGACAAGGGTTTCGATCTCGGTTCCGACTGGAGACCATGTTGAAAAGTAGCTGAGAGCCTGGTTCGCATCGCGTCGGATCAAGAGCCCTGCGGTCCAGAGGCCTGAGCGGGTTTTATTGAATTGCGCGAGGTCCGTGTCAGTGAACGGGCAGTAGGCCCATGATTCAGAGGCCTGGAGCGCCTCTCCCGGGGGGAGACTCCGCCAAACGGAGAGATCGAGGTTCCGTGCGATATCTTCGGCCGTTCCTCCTTCCGCAAAAAAGCGATTTCGGAAAGCGGAATGATGGTTTGCGCTAACGGCGAGCACGTATCCCTTGGATCTGCGTCGTAGGGCCATCTCGATGTCGACGCCACTGTAGACCAAGTCGACAGCTACCCAACTGAAGGATACGTCGGCTGCGACGATACGCGCGATCATATCAAGTGCCAGGCGGGACTTTGTCGCGAAAGTCCTGCCCGCAGGCACGTAGGCCCGCGCCAAGCGGGCAGGGTCTTCCGTCCAGGCCCTCGGCAGATACAGCACGCGATCGACGAAAGCGTTTCCGTGCTTGGATGCATAGGCGGCGAACACGCCGATCTGGCAGTTGGCCATCTTGCCCGTCGAGACATTGACCTGCCGCGCTACCCCGCAGGACGTCTTGCCTTGCTTGACGAAACCCATCTCATCGATCACCAGGACCGCGTCGGCGTCAGCCAACGTTTCGAGGGCATATTCGCGCACAATGTCGCGCAGGGCGTCTGCGTCCCACCTGCCCCTTCCGAGAATGGCCTGTTGGCGCCACGGCCCAGGGTCACCCGCAGCCTCGGCGCGCATCCACCCGGTTTTGCGATGCGCATCCCGGAGCAGGCCTTCAAGGAACAGTCCGGCCGAAATCGCCACACGTTCCTGAGGGAAAAGTCCCCTGATCCGGGACTTCACCTCGCGTAGTGCCGAGGCCCAGATCTCTAGTGTCATTTCAATCGATTCAACCATTATCAATAACCCCCCTTTGGCCGCCCGGCACAGAATCGAAAAAAATAACTAATTTACATGTGAAGCGCAATTGTAATACTGGTTTCGCTCTCCGTTGTTTTTTACCGATAACAGTAATGCTATGGCGACAATTTGGGCGGCGCACAACTCTCACATTCACTTGTTTAGGACAAGCTTGACTTAACAACTGGCGATTGCCATAACCACGATGCAGTCGAGAATGCAAGCATCGCAGCGAAGGATAAACGTGAGATTGGCTTTACGGCCTGCGCTATAATATTATACATGTATAATAAGAGTTGACCAGCCGTGGATAAGAAGCCGCTTATCAAGAAGCTAATAGAAGAAGCAAAAGGTGGAAACCTGACTTTACGCCGCTGACATTTCAGTCAGTACGTCATGTCTGCTTATATGAAGTCCTCATTGATCAAATTTGTCAGTGAGTAATTCGCGCCCAGTAGCGTAATCCCTCTGGCTTTGAAGTTAGCACATGGCGTGAACTTGCTTGCATCTCAGTGCAGTCGATCTCTGCTCGAATGCACCAAGCGGTTGCAGGAGAGTACTTGCGAACAAAGAGAAGAGAGCTGGGATGACCGGGGGTTCGATGGTGCGCGGCTTGCAAAGATTTATGGTCAACGCAAGAGAGACCTTTTCGAAAGAGGAACGAACGTTCCCAAGAAGGGCTGACCCCAACGAGACACCAGGCTAAATTAAAGGGCGCCGCCTGTTCCACCGGGCGTTTCGATGCCGGCGGTGTGGCTTTGGTGAGGCAGCGGGCAGGGCGGTGCAGCGACTTTACAGGGCCTGCGGCCACTGTTGGGCGGCGTGCATGACAGTCAGGATTTCGACAGTATCGCCGTTGACGTGATAGGGGATGATATAGGGTATATCAGCCAAAACCAGCTCCCGCGTCGTCCTGATGCGTCCGATGCGACCCATGGCCGGTTGCTCGGCCAGGTGCTCCGCCGCTGACACAATGCGCGCAACGACACGGCCGGCGGCATCGGGGCTGTCTTTCCCGATGAGGGCGCCGATTTCGTCAAGCCGCCGCAACGCCCGCTGGGTCCAGCGGATTCTTTTACGGCTCATGATTGGCGGGCGGACTTGACGTATTTTCCGACCACGGCAGCTACATCATGGTCACTTGCAAATTCGCCGCGCTGGGCCTCGGCCAATCCGGCCTCTATTTCAGCCAGCTGCCACTCTTCCCGGGCCACGAAGTCCTCAATGGCCTGTGCGGCCACATAGGAGCGTGAGCGGTCAAGCTTTTCGGCGAGTTGGTCCAGCCTGTCTGCGGTTTCGTCCGGCACACGGACGGTGAAGGCGGTCATGGAGGTATAACTTTCGTTGGTTCACTATGATTATTGGTGAACCAAGCTGGTTCGTCAAGTCTGTGATTAGCTTGAATGTCGAACGATAATCAATCCGTTGGCCTGCATCGAGCCCTTGGTATCCACGTGAAAACCTGCCCGCATGTCGATTTCCGGACCACCTCGGCGAACTCCGACTTTAGCGCGACTTCGTTGCGTGGGACGGCTTGTCGACTACTTCGCGAGCATGGCCATGGTTCAATGGCATTTCCAAGCTGCTTAAGCCTAGAGACAAAAAAGGCGCCCCTCGCAACAAGACGATTCTCGGGGGACGAAATGCTCCTTCACACTGTAGGGGTCGTAGGTTCGAATCCTAATCTGGTGCGCGTTTTCTTTCGGGTGGGCAGGGGCTCGGAAACAGCAAGGTTGTCGAGGGATGTGTCACGGCGTAGCGCCTGTGCAGGCTGAGACCTTCGTCCATTCAGGACAAGATCATGTTCATTTGTTCGTGCTCTGGATAGACCTGCTTCGTCCGCGAACCGTGGCCAGCGATCGACAGCAGAGCGGATGCGTTCGATCACGTTCAACGCTTCTTGTTCGGAAATGGAAGCGCCTTTGGCGACGGCCAGCAGATGCTGTCGTCCTGGATTCGATCCCTCCCCTGCGATCAATGCGCTGTGCTGTCCTCCAGGGCCTGCCGAGAAAGTCAGATCGTACGCCGGAGAGAGTCTCCATTGCCCATTCGATCCCATCAGGAATGCATGGTTCTTCGAATGGTCGTCTCGGTTTCGTGCGTACACATTGAATACCATGTGAGCGAACATGCGGAGGACCTCCGCGCTGTCTCTCGTCATCATATGCGTCAGTTTGTGAAGTGAGCCGTAGTCAAGTGATGCTTGTCGATGGTCGGCATGGAGGAGACCGCTCGCAGTATGCATATGTAGTCGCCCCTGCGGTGTGCGGTCAAACCTCTTCGTCGCGAACAGACGATTTCCTTTTTTTGTCTGCAGTATCCGCGTATCAGCCATGTCCAATCCGGCGGCACGTGCCATGAGCGCATAAGCTTGCTCCTCGACGCCGATGTCTATCGGGTCGTCGGAGCTACGTGATTTGACAATCCAGCGTTCGAGCCCAGGCTTCAATTGATGGCCGTAGTCAATCACGAAGATGTTCTGATCCGGATTCAAGCCGATCATGATCTTAGGACGCGCGCCTGCGGAGCCGCCTTGAGCTCCCTGCAGCGCATCGATCTCAGCGGTATCCATCTCCTGCTGAACAAGCTCAACCTGCTCAACGAACCAGTCCAAGTCGTCTCTACCTCGCTTGTCATCGGGGAGTTCAGGAATGAAGGCCAATGCTCCCATTCCTGAAGTTCCTACCGCAGAAAGGCGGTCCAAGGCCGTAAGCGTACGGTAGTCTATCCCCGCTTTTTGAAAGCGGCGATCCAGCAATAGGCGCCCCCATCCATCTGGAAGGCTGTCATTGAAGAGCCCATGCAGGCCATTGAACGGTTCATTCTGAGCCGGAAGAAGACCTGCCTTCACGCCGAGATGAAACGGCGAAATCAGCAGTGGTGCGGCTGTGAATTCGGCTGCGTACTCAAAGTAAGCCCGCCGTTCTTCGGCACTCCAAGCAAGAGTTCCAAGATCTCGTTGCAACCCCTCAAGATCTAGGGTCACCTTCATTTTTCTGATTGGCCTGAACTTCATTTCTTGCGAACCCTCTTCCTAGCCGGCTGCCCAACGACTTCTTCAATTGTCTTCGGCGGCCGTGGCGGAAATAAGCGTTCAAATTCAGCTTCTGCTTCCAAAGCGAATGCGATCTTTACGACAGCTTCGAAGGATGCCTTGCCGGTCTCCTCAAAAACTCTAAGGGAGCCGTAGGAAACTCCAGCCTTGGAAGCCAGCTCTCGTTGGGTAAGATTGGCATCAATTCGTCGCCGCTTCATCCGCGCCGCGACGCCTTCAATGATTTCCATCGGCGATGTCATATTGAATGTTAGCATGATGGCACTTAACGCTAAATATTGGAGTTAAGTACATCTATAATGGCAATTATGTTGGATGTCAAGATTTTGCGGCTGTTGCCGATCTGCCAGGCGCCTTCCTGTTGTGAAACCGCCCTTTCGACAAGGCCATGCTGACATAGGGACTGATCCGGCATTCCTAAGAAACAGCCGCCGCGGTTGGGGCGGGCTGTAGCACATACCCAAGCGATTTGGCGCGATGTCGGATATTGCTGAGAACCCGTTGACGATAGCGCTCCTCATAGGAGGAGGCCCCCGGATCGGCATAGTCCATGTGGTGACGCAGGGCGTTGTATAAGAGGACGGCGATCTTGCGCGCCGTCGCGGTGACGGCTTTGGCCTTGCCGATACGGGACGCCAAGCGGCGATAAAAGGCTCCAAGCGCCGTCTGAGTGCGCCCCACCGCCGTCGCGGCCAGCCGCAGCAGCGCCGCCACCCGACTGCCGGAGCGGCGCGTGCGCGACGACAGCACCTTTCCCCCGGAGATCTTGTTGTGCGGCGCCAGGCTCAGCCAGGAGGTGAAGTGCTTGGCGCTCGGCCAGGCGGAGAGGTCGGTGCCGCACTCGCTAACCACCTTTAGCGCCAAGTACGGTCCGACACCGTGGATTTGCGTCAGGTCGACGCCGAGGATCGCATGCAGTGCCTCGCGCACCGGGAACCCCGGCTCATTGGCCTGTGGTCGCTTGTAGCGGGGTTGCGGCAGCGCCGCCGACGGCGTCGAATGGGCATCCTTCATGCGTTCCAGAACCACTGCGATCCGCTTATCGCACACGGCCACCTTGGCCTGGTAGACCTCGTACAGCTCCAGCGCCTGCGCCAGGGCGAAGACATGCTCCTCCCGGTCGTTGCCGACCAGGGCCGCCCGAATGATCTCGGCCGAAGCCTTGCAATGCGGATCACGGAGGGTGGCCAATTTGTCCGGGTCGCGCTCGCCTGCCACCAAGGCCCGGATAATGCGCAGCCCGGTGGCGCCCGTCACGTCCGCAACGACGTGATGGAGTTGGAGGTTCATCTCGGTCAACGCTTTTTGCATGTGCTGGATGTGAACCGCCGCCGCATCGAGCAACCGCTCGCGCTGGCGCAGATAGCTCCGCAGCGTCGCGATCTCGCCGGTGGGCCGAAAGCTGGCCCGCAGCAATCCGTATTCGTGCAGGCGCTGAAGCCATTCGGCATCGGAGACATCGCTCTTGCGGCCCGGAACCTGCTTGGCCTCGCGGGCATTGACCAGGATCACTTCAAACCCGCGCTGCTCGAGAATCTCGAAGATCGGAATCCAGTACACTCCGGTCGACTCCATCGCCACCGTCTCGATCCCACACTGTGCGAACCAGTCGGCGAGGCGATGCAGGTCGGCCGTGAAAGTTCCGAACGTGCGCACCGGCTCCGGATCGCACCGGGGCGAGACTGCCGCCACGTGTATGGTGGCGCCGATGTCAATGGCAGCCGCATGGGCATGGACGGGGGCGAGCTTTTGGCTCCGGCGGGGTTGTGATTTGCGCGTCATGGTATGCTCCTCTCTACAAAGCTGGAGGGCTGGGCTGCGCAACACATCAATTTCCTAATCGGGATCGCCGCGTGGCGTCACCACTTTCAAGTCCGCAAGAGCCCATGGGCCACGTTAGGTAACGGGGTAGAGCCACCAAATACCGGACGGCCACTCCCTCCGCCGCCCATCATAGGGCTCCGCTGTTTCTCCTGCCACAGGCGGACTGCCGTTCCTCACCCGTTAGGTAGAAGCAAAAATGCATCATGGGCCTTGCCGCTCGTCACGTAGTTTGAGCAGGCGCGTGAGTCCTGATGGCAGTTGCTACCTCACATGGGAGTTAGTTGATTCAACAGGTAGTCATCGCATGTCGTAATCTCCAGCTTGGAGCGGACCCATGGTCCGAGCCCTTTGCGTGACGCGGTCTGCGTGCAGACCTATCCACCGTCGCCGCTCGGAGCGGCTGCACCACAATCCCGCTTGCGGCGGTCGGGCTCAGGAGACGGGACCATTCTAATTGTCGGCGAGTGAAGCGATGGTAGCTAGCGGTCCGTCGCCTGGATCCGCCGGGACTGATCAGGTCCTGGCGAAGGGAGTGTCGGGCGATTGTCTCAGGCGGCGGTGAAGACCGCGCCCTCGATGATCACGCCGGCTGTGACATACTTCCAAAGCACCACCAGGAGCTTGCGTGTCATGGCGACGATCGTCGGCTTGCGCAGGCTGCCGCCGTCGCGCCGGACCCGCTCTTTGAACCAGAGATGGCGCCAATATCCACGCGGATAGCGGCCGGAATTTCAGTCAGGCTTGTTCCTGCAGCATTGATCTTCTCCAACGTGAGGGGTTTCTAGCCGCCTCACTCTGGCGGAGCTCCGGCGGCTTTCCACCCCCGTGGGATCTAATTGCTCAAGATTCTAGCGATCCCGTGAAAATTATACAGGCTTTCACATTCGAGGCTGCGCGCTGCCTTCCCCGGGTACCCGAAAC
This DNA window, taken from Mesorhizobium shangrilense, encodes the following:
- a CDS encoding CopG family ribbon-helix-helix protein → MTAFTVRVPDETADRLDQLAEKLDRSRSYVAAQAIEDFVAREEWQLAEIEAGLAEAQRGEFASDHDVAAVVGKYVKSARQS
- a CDS encoding MucR family transcriptional regulator; its protein translation is MTTVDEEDAEQPGVDLLGLTVDIVAAFVQKNPIPVADLPDLISSVNSALRGIVQPPASPEAELVPAVNHKRSVFPDYIICLEDGKKFKSLKRHLRANYGLTPEGYRAKWGLGPDYPMVAPNYAARRSLLAKSAGLGRRPVVKTPG
- a CDS encoding type II toxin-antitoxin system RelE/ParE family toxin, yielding MSRKRIRWTQRALRRLDEIGALIGKDSPDAAGRVVARIVSAAEHLAEQPAMGRIGRIRTTRELVLADIPYIIPYHVNGDTVEILTVMHAAQQWPQAL
- a CDS encoding type II toxin-antitoxin system HipA family toxin, encoding MKFRPIRKMKVTLDLEGLQRDLGTLAWSAEERRAYFEYAAEFTAAPLLISPFHLGVKAGLLPAQNEPFNGLHGLFNDSLPDGWGRLLLDRRFQKAGIDYRTLTALDRLSAVGTSGMGALAFIPELPDDKRGRDDLDWFVEQVELVQQEMDTAEIDALQGAQGGSAGARPKIMIGLNPDQNIFVIDYGHQLKPGLERWIVKSRSSDDPIDIGVEEQAYALMARAAGLDMADTRILQTKKGNRLFATKRFDRTPQGRLHMHTASGLLHADHRQASLDYGSLHKLTHMMTRDSAEVLRMFAHMVFNVYARNRDDHSKNHAFLMGSNGQWRLSPAYDLTFSAGPGGQHSALIAGEGSNPGRQHLLAVAKGASISEQEALNVIERIRSAVDRWPRFADEAGLSRARTNEHDLVLNGRRSQPAQALRRDTSLDNLAVSEPLPTRKKTRTRLGFEPTTPTV
- a CDS encoding host specificity protein encodes the protein MYGRISGSSASSSQANDPVLSNDSDGFGQALARMAPPDLNASSSSAPARPYSLVSQPPIVEIDRSSFSRKARDFYGDEIKHIADNPQEYSDFVSSKAARTAMVARLGGGTHDDTDEARYFSYQLGGTSAGLLRTEGGFRTRGEPWQDQFPGKKRVTSIVDLRVTHPLVENAGDILLEHQLRLDGNRALVMSRPAATENEARLDQMGFVPVGDNQWLLDPSQHPDKWAKNSEGEWQRADKPCLYLSKAEDSDGEESVEASSSEASYESDSSGDDPSWYFENLNLNQERH
- a CDS encoding IS110 family transposase; the protein is MTRKSQPRRSQKLAPVHAHAAAIDIGATIHVAAVSPRCDPEPVRTFGTFTADLHRLADWFAQCGIETVAMESTGVYWIPIFEILEQRGFEVILVNAREAKQVPGRKSDVSDAEWLQRLHEYGLLRASFRPTGEIATLRSYLRQRERLLDAAAVHIQHMQKALTEMNLQLHHVVADVTGATGLRIIRALVAGERDPDKLATLRDPHCKASAEIIRAALVGNDREEHVFALAQALELYEVYQAKVAVCDKRIAVVLERMKDAHSTPSAALPQPRYKRPQANEPGFPVREALHAILGVDLTQIHGVGPYLALKVVSECGTDLSAWPSAKHFTSWLSLAPHNKISGGKVLSSRTRRSGSRVAALLRLAATAVGRTQTALGAFYRRLASRIGKAKAVTATARKIAVLLYNALRHHMDYADPGASSYEERYRQRVLSNIRHRAKSLGYVLQPAPTAAAVS
- a CDS encoding helix-turn-helix domain-containing protein, which codes for MEIIEGVAARMKRRRIDANLTQRELASKAGVSYGSLRVFEETGKASFEAVVKIAFALEAEAEFERLFPPRPPKTIEEVVGQPARKRVRKK